In Paenibacillus protaetiae, the genomic stretch CTGGGCGGCGGCCAATGCGAAATGGCAAAACCGGTCCATCCGCCTTGCTTCTTTTACGCCAAAACGCTCCTTCGCATCAAAATTTTTTACAAGGCCGGCGATTTTGCTTTTGAATCGTTCTGTATCAAATGTATCGAGCAGGGTAACCCCTGATTGTCCTTGTGTAAGGCCGCTCCAAAATGTCGCAACATCATTCCCGAGTGGAGATATGACACCTAAACCTGTTACAACTACTCTTTCTCTTTCCATTGTATAGACCTCCATTTCGTGGGATATCGTTTCATTATCTTGCCATGACAAGTATCCTATTACAAGTTGTAGTTTATCCTAGTATAATAAGTAACAGGCTAGCTTCTCGGGAACGGCCAACAAAACTATCGCTTGCGAAAGGAGCCGTTATGAATCAGAACATCCGCCTGCACGCGCTTTCTGCATTTCTGAAATCGCAGCGGGCCAAAATCACTCCCGAATCGGCCGGTTTTCCCGCCGGGACAAGACGGAGAACGCCAGGGCTCAGGCGCGAGGAAGTCGCGCAGCTGGCAGGGGTAAGTACGACCTGGTACACCTGGCTGGAACAAGGGCGGGATATTAAAGTGTCCGCATCTGTTTTGGATTGTATCGCCGTTGCGCTGCAGCTTACGCCAGATGAACGCAAATATATGTTTTCGCTTGCGCTGGAAACCGGCACAGCCGGCCTCCTCAAAGACGAGCCGCCCAAATTAAGCGCTCCGCTCGCCAAAATTTTGCAGGAGCTGAAATATTGCCCGGCCATTATTACGGACCGCAAATATTATATCGTCGGCTGGAATGAAGCCGCCGCGCATGTCTTTGTTGATTTTGAACAGGTGCCGCCGGAAAAACGAAATATGATCCGGCTTCTATTCGAACGGAAGGAATTGCGGAGGCTTGCCGTCAACTGGGAAAAATACGTCAGCGATTATTTGGCCATCCTGCGTTCTTATTACGGGCAGTACGTGGAGGATGAGTGGTACGACTCGTTTATATCGGATATGACCGCCTGCTATCCGGATTTTCTCCCGTTGTGGGAACAAAGCAAAGTAAGCAGCGCACCGGAGCTTGTGCTTGAATTCCGCCATGCCCGCGGCGGCAAAATGCTGTTCCAGCTCACTTCACTGCAGGTGCAAGGCGGCAGCGACTTAAGGTTCAGCGTCTATACGCCGCTCACCGACACAACGACAGAAGCAAAGCTGAAGAGGCTGATGCGCTAATTTCCATTCGCCCCGCAGCTCCAGCTGCGGAAGGGCATGCAGTTGACGCCTTTGGCCGCATGTGCCTGCTCCTCCTGTGCTGCCTCTTCAGCTCATTGATAATGATCCATGGTCATAAACGGGACCAGGCCGATCGCTTGCGCCAGCTGCACGGACGGCTCGTTGGTATCCAGCGTCAAATAACGCGGCGTATAACCGGCTGCCAGCACAAGATGCAGCGCGGTTGACACTGCCGCTTTAGCGAAACCGGCGCCTCTCCACTGCTCCAGCGTACGGACTGCCCCGATTTCCCATACATGCTTGTAATTCGGAAAAACAAGGCAGGTGCTGACCGGTTCACCGTTTACATAAACGGAGCAGGAATAAGCGCCATTCCTAAAATAACGCTGCACCTCGTCCGCTCCGTACCCGTTGGAAGCCCAAAGCGGCATCAGCCGCTCTTGAAACGAATGCTCAACGGCCACCCGGCTGTCGGCTTCGAATTTCGCTCCAGGTTTAACTGTATAGGATGTAAACGACCTCATTTTGAGCAGCGGCCGAATCCGCCGTATAGCAGCTGCGTAACTTTTGGACTGCAGCTTGTAAACGGCGGGTTCTTGCACGGGCAGCTGTCCGGCCAGCCTCTCAAACATGCGGTCGGATGAATAAGCGATAAATACAATGACCCGGCTGCTCGGATAAGCCGAACGGTCATAAGGCACGACCTCCGTTGGCAGCAGCAGAAGCACTCCCCAATCGCCGTCTTCCTGCACAAGCCGTATATCCAGGCAAGGCTCGTAAGACTCAATCATTTTTAACAATGACAAATGTAAAAGCACGTCCTGCTCCAGCAGTGTTGCAACCTCCAAACGGTCTGCCATCGTAACGCCTCCTGCGGATGTTCTCTTGTTGCTCGTAATTTCTTGTTCCGCACCCGATAATCCTTTTTTTGTAACAGCTGTAATGAATTTAATGTACCGGTCCCCAATCAAAATAAGCGCAAATCATTGCCGCGACCGGCCCCAGTAACGTTTGACGAGGACAGCCGCCGGATGATTTGCGCTCATTTAGCACGAACCGTTATTCTGCTTCCGTATCCAAATGCTCTTTGCAAAATGCTTCAAGGATATCGACCTCATCGTCCTCCAGATCGAAATCAAGATAAGCGTCGGTTCCCCTCTCGTGAAGCTCGTATTTGACAAGGCCCGATTTATTGCCGGCCACGCTGTAGATGGCGCGGACATACAGGCCGTTATCGGAATAAAGCTCGTCATCCTCATCTACGTCAATGATGATGATAAACTCGTAACGCGCTCCTTCCAATATGCCAAACGGGTCTTTAATCGGCTCTACACTGTATTCGGTAATTTTCATAACGTAACCCTTTCAACTCCTTGTGGTAAAAGCTGATGTACTTTGCTGTGAATGGACGGATCCGCAAGCTCTTTGCCAAAAATCGTAACCGTCCCCCGGTCGTCGCGCGAACGGATCAGGCGGCCGATGCCCTGCTTCAGCCTGAGCAGCATGTATGGCATATCGACCTCGTGAAGCGGATCGGCTGCATCGCGGCGTTTGGCTTCAAATACCGGATCACGCGGCGGGAACGGCAGCGACCATACGATAACCTGCGATAAGGAAGGCCCCGGTATGTCAAGCCCTTCCCATAACGTTACCGCGCACAACACGCTTGGCTCGTCGTTCTGGAACGAGGAAATCAGATGGCTGATTTCCGCTTCACCTTCGTACAGGAACCGGTAGCTGCCGAAACCTGGGAACAGATGCACATCCCTTTTAAACTCGGCAAGCTCCTCATGCGACGGGAACAGCAGCAGTGCCCGCCCGCCCGTCTGCTGCAGCAGCTCCAGCGTTTGCTTCATTTTGGCCGAAACCGCGCTTTCCGCCTGCACATTCACCTTCATGCTGGACGCATAATCATAAGGCGAATCCACGGAAAACGATAAATATTGCTCGATGCCCAGGCTGGCGGCAATGTAGTCGAACGAGCCTTCCACAGACAGCGTAGCCGATGAAAAGACGATTGGCATATGCTGCGAGAATACGCGCTCCTGCAGCACTTCCTTCACTTTTTTCGGCATGATAACAAGCGTAGTGCCGTCTTTATCTTCCGTTACCCACGAAATCAGCTGCTTCGGCTCCCGGAATAAAGCAAGGGCAAGCTGAATCATCTCGAGATGCTCCTCGACAATCTTCAGCTGGTATTCGTCCAGCGTAAACGTTCCGCTCTCAAATACAAGCTCGTCTTCAATCTTGGCAATGGAAGCCCGGAACCGGTCGACCTCGCGCAGCAGCTCGGCATCCACGGCAAATTCCTTCCGGTCCGAGCCGATGACATGATGGCCTTTCCGGTCGAGCAAATTAAACAGTTCTTCGCTGTTTGATATCGCATCCTCGATCGTATACGCAAACGACTCCCGCACTTCCCCTTGCAGGAGGCGTGTAATGATGCTTTCGAACTGGAAGTGGTTCAGCTTGTACGTCAGCGCGTTTTGCGCGGCCGTCTCGAGCAGATGCCCTTCGTCGAACACTACGGAACTGTGCGGCGGCAGGAGCGGCAGCTGGCCTTCGCGTTTTCGGGCTTCGTACGTCCATACATGCTCCATATAAAAATCATGCGAACAAATAATCAGGTCCGCCGATTTGCGGTAATGCTCGCGCGACAGCGTCTGGCCGCAGCGGTGGCGCTGGCTGCATACGAGGCAGTCCTGGAATACGTCCCAGCCCAGCTTGCCCCACTGCTCATCCGACAAATCCGGGTAATCCTTCCGGTTGCCGTACGGATAAAACGATTGAAGCGTTTCAGGAAAATGGACAAAATCAGGCAGCTCTTCGTAAATGCCGCGGAACCGGTCGGCATCGCCTCCGATGTCCGTTCTCGCTTCGTCCAGCTTATTCAAGCACAAGTATTGATCCGGCGATTTGGCAAGCCGCGCATCAATCTGCAAATTCAAATGCCTGGACAGCTTCGCGATATCGCCTTCCGGCTTCACCAGCTGCTCGATAAGCGATTCATCCGCACATGCGATAATCGCAGGTTTTCTCGTATAACGGGCATACGCAATCGCATACAGCAAATAAACAAACGTTTTGCCCGTTCCTACGCCCGCTTCGGCAAAAATCGTTTGTTTATCCTGATACGCCCGCTCCAGCTGAAACGCCATATAAATTTGTTCGTCCCGCGTTTCAAAGCCGGCTTCCGGCAAAATATCGTAAAACACATCGGCAATCCAATCGCTTGCCTGCTTCATAAACGGCTGTGAATGATCGTAATCAAAAGGATAAGAAGTCAATCGTAACGGCGCCTCCAACACAAAGAAGATTTCAAAACAAACCCAATCCCTTTATTATACCGTAAAACAACAGCAGCTTAAAGGCGTTATCGTTTCCGATATGACTATTTTTATCGGCATTTTGGATGCTCCTTAAACATCTTGTTGTCTGAGCATCACAAATACTTCATTAATGGTTCTCCCACTTGAACAATAAGACCGCAAGCGCACCGAATGCGGCAGCCATTCCGGCCAATACCCCCCAATTCAGGCCGTAATCAAACATCGACGAACCTGTCCAAACCCCTTGCGCAAGCTCCACGTAATAGGTCATCGGAATAAAATCGCTGATAGCCTTCAGCACACTTGGCATATAGTCAATCGGGTACGAAATGCCGGACAGGAACAGCATCGGGAAGAAGATCGCCATCGCAAGTCCGCTCGCCGCCCCCGGCGTACGGGTAAGCCCGGACAAAGCGAATCCAAGGCTGAAAAATCCGATGCTTCCGAACACAATGGCCAGCAGCAGTTGCCATACCCCGCTTGCCGTTACGTCAATATTCCACATCAGCTTGGCTATAATGACGACCTCGATTCCCCCGGTTACCGCGAACAGCAGTCCTTGCACCGCATGGGACAGCAGCACTGCCATCCGTTTAACTGGCGTCACGCGGAAACGCCGGAGGATGCCGCTTTCGCGGTACTGGATCATATTAATATTTAACGTAAATACCGATACGGACATGACATTCATGACGCATAATGCCGGGACGTAATCATCAATATACCGTTTGCCTTCCTGAAGCCCTTCCTGGCTGCCAAACAAGGAACCGAATAAAATCAGCATAAGAACGGGATATACCAATATCCAAAATATAGTCATCCAATCGCGAAAATAAAGGCGTAAATCAAAGGCAATAAGCCGCAAATAAGCGTTCATTAAGCGAGCCTCCCTTCCAGCCGGGTCATTTCGTTAAAGACATCGTCCATCGACGCCTGTTCAATTTGAAGCCCTTTTACGATCCATCCCTGTTCGTCCGCCAGCCTGAACAATTGCTGCAAGGTCTGATCCATATCGGCTGTTTCCAATACCGTTATGCCCGGTCCGGCCTCTACTCCCAGCACGCCGTCAAGCTTCTCCAGCTCTTCCTTGCCGAGCTGCCCTTCGTGACGGAAACGAAGTTTCCTTGGCGCATTCACCTGCTGCTTCAGCCGTTCCGGCGTATCTACCGCCATTACGGTGCCGTTTGCAATAATCGCCACCCGGTCACACAACGCTTCTGCTTCTTCCATATAATGCGTGGTGACGACGACCGTTCTTCCTTCGCTGCTCATGCTTTGTATCATGCTCCACATTTCACGGCGGGCAGACGGGTCTAATCCCATGCTCGGTTCATCCAAAAATACGATCTCCGGATCATTAATCAGTGCAAGTGCCAGCGCCACCCGCTGCTTCCAGCCGCCCGAAAGCGACTTGTACAAAGCGTGCTCCTTGCCATCCAGCCCAAATGCCCTTTTGACAGCCGGCAAATCCGCATTCCTTGTATAAAAAGAACTAAACAAACGAAGCAGTTCTCCTACTTTCGCTTTTGGAGGGATAGCGGTTGCTTGAAACAATACGCCGATCCGCTCCTTAATTGCCGCTGCATGGTCCGCTATATCCATGCCCAGCACCCGAATGGAGCCGCTGTCCGCTTTGCGCAACCCTTCCGCCATCTCGATCAAAGTAGTTTTGCCGGCCCCGTTTGGGCCAACAATGCCAAATATTTCACCTTTTCCGATTTGAAGCGATATGCCGTTTACAGCTGTTTTCGCACCATACCGTTTTATCACTTTATCCATACGGATAACGGTTTCCATAACCAGCCTCCTTTCATTCTCGTTAAAAGGGTACGACACACTTCCATTACTGTCAAATTTTAGTGTGAAACGGTAAACTGTTTTTCTTTTTCATAGTATTTCCGTTGTATTAGTGGAGCTTTTGGTAATAGCCGAATGCTGTTAAAATGAAACAATTGCTGTCTGAACAACAGGGGGATAACATCGTGGCAAGATGGGGACAAAAGCGGCTTCTATTTGATCAGTGGCCCAAACATGTACGGCTATTTTTAATCTCGAATCTTCTTTATCAAATTGGCAGCGGGATGTTCTCCGTGCTCTACAATCTATACATACAGGAGCTTGGTTATGGCGGGGGATGAACGGGAAACTGATCAGCCTGCAATCGCTGGCGACTGCTGTCTGTTTCATCCCGATCGGCTTTATGGGCGACCGGTTCAGCCGCCAAAAACTGCTCGCCGCCGGAGCCGCCTTCAGCGGTATCGTGTTTGCCGGACGGTCGTTCCTGGAAGCGGAAGGCGGGCTTTTGGCGCTGGCCGTCTTGTCCGGCTTATTCGCTTCCATCTTTCAAGTATTGGCGATTCCGTTTCTCGCCGAAAATACAAGCAAAGCGATGCGCCTCAAGCTGTTCAGCTTTTATTCGGCGCTCACGCTGGCTGCGCAGGTGCTTGGCAGCATGGGCGGGGGCGTCCTTGCAGACGGCCTGCAGGGGCTTGGGTTACACCGGACTGCCAGCCTGCAGGCTGTGCTTCTGCTTGGCAGCATAGCTACGCTGGCTGCCTTTATCCCGCTGCTGTTTCTGCGAGATAGCAAACCGGCATCGCAGCCGGTGCAGCCTCCGGCCGAAGCCGAAGCTGCGCCGGCCGCTGTCCGCTCGGCGGGATGTTCCGATTATTTGTTCATCGCCAAGTTTGTTGCGATTCAGCTGCTGATCGGTTTTGGTTCGGGGCTTGTGGTTCCCTATTTGAACTTGTATTTCACCAACCGGTTTTCCGTGTCGCTCAGCGGGATGAGCTTGCTCCTTTCACTCGGGCAGCTGATGACCATTGCTTCCATGCTGATGGGGCCGAGGCTTGTCGCCAAGGTTGGCAACATTAAAGCGATTGTCATCTTCCAGGTGCTGTCGCTGCCGTTTCTGCTGCTGACCGGCTTTACTCATCTGCTGCTTGTTGCTTCGATCAGCTTTTTGTTCCGGCAAGCGCTGATGAACTCCGCCAACCCGATCCAGTCCGCCGTCCTGATAGACCGGGTATCGGACAACAAACGCGGTATCGCCAATTCCTGCATGCAAACCGCGTTTATGTTAGGCTGGGCGACGATGGGGCCCGTGCAGTCCTGGCTGATCGACAAGTACGGTTATTATTGGGGATATGCCGTCACCTTCAGCATTACCGGCCTTCTGTATGTGACGGCTTCCATGCTGTTCTGGCTGCTGTTCCGCGAGCGGCGTGCACAGGCCATTGCGGCGGGCGCCGTTCGCGGATAACGGTAGCAGCAGTTGGACAGGACGATATCCGGCCTGTCCGGTTGCCGCTCATTCCACATGCACTCCTGAACAGCAAACCAAAAGCCGGCAGATCTCTGCCGGCTTTTGGTTGTTCATCGCTTACCAGTTCATCCGCTCGCGAAGCGCGGTAATATGCCGGATGTGGTGATTGCCGTGCCACGCGTACAATCCGGCAGCGTAATCCAGCCTCGTAAGCCCGTTTACCGGGTGTGCGAACGCTTTTCCCCATTGTTCGGCCGTTAAGGAATGCAGCAGCACTTCCCAGCGGGCATGAAGCTGCTCAAACAATACGAGCGACACTTCCGCCGGCATCGTTCTGCCGTCCTCCAGCTCCGCCCACAGCTGCTCCTCATAAGTTTTGATAACCGGCGTATCTTCGGTCAATGCCAGCTTGAACCGGATATAGCAGTTCATATGGCTGTCCGCCAAATGATGCACAACCTGGCGTATGGTCCAGCCTCCGTCCCGGTAAGGCGTATCCAATTGCTCTTCATTTAATCCGGCAACCGCTTCCCTCAGCTTCGCAGGTTGTCCGGCAATCACCCGGATCCACTCCTGCAGCTGCTCGCCGCTTATATCCCCTTTATGCTCAAATGTGCCAATCGGGTATCTTACATCCACAGGTCAGCTCTCCTTTGCTTCTTTTATTTTAGAATTGCGCCAGTTGTTAATTCTAGGAATCTATTAGCAAATCCTTCATAGACTAGAGTCAAGCAGGTAAAAAGAAGAAGGAGCGTGGCCCAACATGAATACGTCTTCCGACTTGACCCTATGGATGACTGAGTTTTTGAGAAGCACGGACCAGCATAAAAAGCTGTTGATTCAAGAAGCCCGGTCGCTTGCAGACGCCGTACTGCTTGACAGCATTCGCTTTCATCTTGCTTTGCGGGACAAGCTTCATCTGCTGCAGACCTCCGGCAATGAGCCCTATAGCTCCATACACAATGCACAGGCCAGCTGAGCCGCTTGTCCGTTAACAGGCTCGAGCTGCCGTTATGCCGGATATGACTTGTCCTTTCATTTCAGAACCTGTACAATATGTAGGCTCCATTACATCTAGGAAGGACAATGAACTAAAAATGAAAGCTTCTCCCCGATTAACCCGATTATACCTTTAATTGTAGGTATGGTTGCCATCTCCTTTGCGCCCATACTGGTCCGGTATTCTGACGCGCCCGTCTCGGTGCAAGGAATGTACCGCATGTTGTTTACGTTTTTGCTGATGCTGCCTTTCAGCCGGAAGCAGCTGCCTGCCGTTCGCAACGTTTCCGTAAAAAACTGGCTGCTGCTCGTACTGGCAGGGCTGTTCCTCGGCTTGCATTTCCTGCTGTGGATGGCATCGCTAAACTATACATCGATCGCAAGCTCTACCATTATTTTATCGCTGGAGCCCGTCCTCGTGATGGCCGGTGCTTATTTTATCTACAAAGACCGTTCCAGCCGCAAGGCCGTGCTCGGCATGCTGATCGCTTTGGTTGGCGCCGTCGGCATCGGCTTCGGCGATATTGGCTTGTCGCATCGCGCTTTTATGGGCGATTTCCTGTCCTTGCTTAGCGCGGTTGCCATTGCGGTTAATATGCTGATCGCCAAAAAAATTATGGAACAAGTGCCTGCTTATTTGTACAGCTGGGTCGTGTTCGGCATCACCTTTTGTTTCTTTGCCGGCTACAATCTGGTGCAAGGCATTCCGTTTGGCGGCTATCCGTCCAAAGATTGGGTATTGTTCCTGCTGCTCGCCATTGTGCCAACCGTATTTGGCCACTTGATATTCAACTGGCTGCTGACTTATGTAAAAGCGGCAACCGTCTCGATGAGCGTACTTGCCGAGCCGGTCGGGTCAAGCATCCTTGCGATATTCCTGTTTGGCGAAATGATCAGCTCCTTCCAGCTCGCCGGCGGCGCGCTTATTATTATCGGTCTGCTGCTCTATTTGCGGTCCGAACAGTCGGAAGCCAAAGAAAAGACGGAAAGCGATGTACACAGAGCGGATTCGCCGTTAGCTTCTTAAATTTACCGTGATAAAGCAGGAGCATTTCTTGGCAAGAAGAAATGCTTCTTTTTTATGTCTCAAATGGAAAAGGATACGCACCTAATAAATCATGCAAAACAATATTATTTTATTGAATAACGATAAATATTTTGTTAAAATCAAATTGCCATTAAACAAGTGAGGTGTCTTCATGAACATGAAGCGAGGTTCAACCGTTTTCTTAAAGGCTATGATTATTGCGGCTGGCATACCCGTGCTTGCTTTGTGTATATTTGCAGTGCCCCCTATAGCGAATTTTGCAGCAAACGCATATCCGGATTTTGCCCCCTGAGATATCTTGTTTTCATCGTGATGGATGGAGCGGCAGTGCCTTTTTATATTGCCCTCTACCAGGCTTTTAATCTTTTACGGTACATTGATGTGAACAGCGCGTTCTCGGGGCTATCTGTAAAAGCGCTAAACATCATTAAGCGCTGCGCCATCGCAATTAGCGGATTGTATCTCGCAGGTTTGCCGCTCTTCCGTTTTATAGCGAAAAAAGTGGACCCTCCTGTTGGATTCATGGGACTTATCATCATGTTCTGTTCGTTGGTGATCGCTGTTTTTGCTGCTCTACTCCAGCGCCTTCTCCAAGAAGCGATTCATATTCAATCAGAAAATGATTTAACGGTCTGAGTGCAGGACATGACAGCTATACTATACAAACAGATCAAACAAGCGCCATCCTTGCCCGCCATGCTGCGGAATAAAAGGATGGCGC encodes the following:
- a CDS encoding helix-turn-helix transcriptional regulator, producing MNQNIRLHALSAFLKSQRAKITPESAGFPAGTRRRTPGLRREEVAQLAGVSTTWYTWLEQGRDIKVSASVLDCIAVALQLTPDERKYMFSLALETGTAGLLKDEPPKLSAPLAKILQELKYCPAIITDRKYYIVGWNEAAAHVFVDFEQVPPEKRNMIRLLFERKELRRLAVNWEKYVSDYLAILRSYYGQYVEDEWYDSFISDMTACYPDFLPLWEQSKVSSAPELVLEFRHARGGKMLFQLTSLQVQGGSDLRFSVYTPLTDTTTEAKLKRLMR
- a CDS encoding GNAT family N-acetyltransferase, translating into MADRLEVATLLEQDVLLHLSLLKMIESYEPCLDIRLVQEDGDWGVLLLLPTEVVPYDRSAYPSSRVIVFIAYSSDRMFERLAGQLPVQEPAVYKLQSKSYAAAIRRIRPLLKMRSFTSYTVKPGAKFEADSRVAVEHSFQERLMPLWASNGYGADEVQRYFRNGAYSCSVYVNGEPVSTCLVFPNYKHVWEIGAVRTLEQWRGAGFAKAAVSTALHLVLAAGYTPRYLTLDTNEPSVQLAQAIGLVPFMTMDHYQ
- a CDS encoding DUF6509 family protein, translated to MKITEYSVEPIKDPFGILEGARYEFIIIIDVDEDDELYSDNGLYVRAIYSVAGNKSGLVKYELHERGTDAYLDFDLEDDEVDILEAFCKEHLDTEAE
- a CDS encoding ATP-dependent DNA helicase — translated: MTSYPFDYDHSQPFMKQASDWIADVFYDILPEAGFETRDEQIYMAFQLERAYQDKQTIFAEAGVGTGKTFVYLLYAIAYARYTRKPAIIACADESLIEQLVKPEGDIAKLSRHLNLQIDARLAKSPDQYLCLNKLDEARTDIGGDADRFRGIYEELPDFVHFPETLQSFYPYGNRKDYPDLSDEQWGKLGWDVFQDCLVCSQRHRCGQTLSREHYRKSADLIICSHDFYMEHVWTYEARKREGQLPLLPPHSSVVFDEGHLLETAAQNALTYKLNHFQFESIITRLLQGEVRESFAYTIEDAISNSEELFNLLDRKGHHVIGSDRKEFAVDAELLREVDRFRASIAKIEDELVFESGTFTLDEYQLKIVEEHLEMIQLALALFREPKQLISWVTEDKDGTTLVIMPKKVKEVLQERVFSQHMPIVFSSATLSVEGSFDYIAASLGIEQYLSFSVDSPYDYASSMKVNVQAESAVSAKMKQTLELLQQTGGRALLLFPSHEELAEFKRDVHLFPGFGSYRFLYEGEAEISHLISSFQNDEPSVLCAVTLWEGLDIPGPSLSQVIVWSLPFPPRDPVFEAKRRDAADPLHEVDMPYMLLRLKQGIGRLIRSRDDRGTVTIFGKELADPSIHSKVHQLLPQGVERVTL
- a CDS encoding ABC transporter permease, whose product is MNAYLRLIAFDLRLYFRDWMTIFWILVYPVLMLILFGSLFGSQEGLQEGKRYIDDYVPALCVMNVMSVSVFTLNINMIQYRESGILRRFRVTPVKRMAVLLSHAVQGLLFAVTGGIEVVIIAKLMWNIDVTASGVWQLLLAIVFGSIGFFSLGFALSGLTRTPGAASGLAMAIFFPMLFLSGISYPIDYMPSVLKAISDFIPMTYYVELAQGVWTGSSMFDYGLNWGVLAGMAAAFGALAVLLFKWENH
- a CDS encoding ABC transporter ATP-binding protein, which codes for METVIRMDKVIKRYGAKTAVNGISLQIGKGEIFGIVGPNGAGKTTLIEMAEGLRKADSGSIRVLGMDIADHAAAIKERIGVLFQATAIPPKAKVGELLRLFSSFYTRNADLPAVKRAFGLDGKEHALYKSLSGGWKQRVALALALINDPEIVFLDEPSMGLDPSARREMWSMIQSMSSEGRTVVVTTHYMEEAEALCDRVAIIANGTVMAVDTPERLKQQVNAPRKLRFRHEGQLGKEELEKLDGVLGVEAGPGITVLETADMDQTLQQLFRLADEQGWIVKGLQIEQASMDDVFNEMTRLEGRLA
- a CDS encoding YfiT family bacillithiol transferase, with the protein product MDVRYPIGTFEHKGDISGEQLQEWIRVIAGQPAKLREAVAGLNEEQLDTPYRDGGWTIRQVVHHLADSHMNCYIRFKLALTEDTPVIKTYEEQLWAELEDGRTMPAEVSLVLFEQLHARWEVLLHSLTAEQWGKAFAHPVNGLTRLDYAAGLYAWHGNHHIRHITALRERMNW
- a CDS encoding DMT family transporter gives rise to the protein MVAISFAPILVRYSDAPVSVQGMYRMLFTFLLMLPFSRKQLPAVRNVSVKNWLLLVLAGLFLGLHFLLWMASLNYTSIASSTIILSLEPVLVMAGAYFIYKDRSSRKAVLGMLIALVGAVGIGFGDIGLSHRAFMGDFLSLLSAVAIAVNMLIAKKIMEQVPAYLYSWVVFGITFCFFAGYNLVQGIPFGGYPSKDWVLFLLLAIVPTVFGHLIFNWLLTYVKAATVSMSVLAEPVGSSILAIFLFGEMISSFQLAGGALIIIGLLLYLRSEQSEAKEKTESDVHRADSPLAS